CCTGGAATGGTTATAACCTAATCGATACGCTTTTTGATTCTGTAACTGGAGCTCCCCTTTTGGATAATGACGGAAATGTCATCTTTGGCCCTCAATATCTTGATGGAAATGCTCTTTTTGGTGACGAATACCATGAAGAATATGATCTTCAGTGCAAAGCTGATGTTTTCTTATGTCCCAATTATGATGTCAACAATGTTATGTACTTTAATGGAAATGACGCTATGGCCTTATTGACAGGAACGTCAGTAGCCGCGGATGGATCCAACCTGATCGACGTGATCGGAGTAATCGGAGAAGATCCGACTGCCACGATTGGAGAAGATGCATGGGTAAATGCGGATGGCTATTGGCTCACCAAAGACCGCACGTTGGTGAGGAATTTTGATATTGCCGGTGGCAGAGCCTCACTCAACGATGTTGTTTTTTCCCTTGGAGGAACTTTCACTGGTGAGGAATGGCAAAGCTGGTATAAAAATGCCTTCCAGTTTTTAGGTACCCATAACAGCATTTGCAATACTGAGCCAATGGCTGATGAATGGAGCTGTATTACCGGGCCGGTGATCGCCACCAACGATATCAACCAGGTTCCCTTCAAAATGTACCCTAACCCTAACGCTTCCGGAATATTGAGCATGGAAGCGGAACAACCCATCCAACGGGTAGAATTCTACAATCTGTTGGGACAACACGTTTATACGGAGCAGATTACTCATGGACAAAATTACGCGGATGTAAATCTGAAGGTACTCGAAACCGGTATGTATATGGTAAAACTCGTTTTTACTGAAAACCGGATCTCTATCCAAAAACTGATCATTGAATAAATGATGCTAAAAACCAGCCCCGTAATTTAACCGGGCTGGTTTTTATTTTACCTGAGACTCGTTCACTTTTTCTCATTTTTGACTGCTTTCCAAACTAGACACC
This sequence is a window from Lewinellaceae bacterium. Protein-coding genes within it:
- a CDS encoding lamin tail domain-containing protein, giving the protein MQKILLFFALILFSSNLMAQCSQLFFSEYVEGYANNKALEIYNPTTEAINLSGYSIARFSNGATTAGSTKVIQLPDVMLESNDVYVVVVDLTDTTLWNSDLDKPAWNGYNLIDTLFDSVTGAPLLDNDGNVIFGPQYLDGNALFGDEYHEEYDLQCKADVFLCPNYDVNNVMYFNGNDAMALLTGTSVAADGSNLIDVIGVIGEDPTATIGEDAWVNADGYWLTKDRTLVRNFDIAGGRASLNDVVFSLGGTFTGEEWQSWYKNAFQFLGTHNSICNTEPMADEWSCITGPVIATNDINQVPFKMYPNPNASGILSMEAEQPIQRVEFYNLLGQHVYTEQITHGQNYADVNLKVLETGMYMVKLVFTENRISIQKLIIE